The Anaerotignum propionicum DSM 1682 sequence CCCTCATTTAAACTATCAAGATTACTTGTAGGTTCATCCAAAAGCATAAAAGGTGCACCTAGAGAAATGTTCTTGCCACACCAATTCATTGTAATTCCTCAACGGCAAGTTTGTCACCAAGTTCTCCGTTGAAAGTATCATAGCCTTTTGGAAGTGTTTCCACAAAGTTATGAAGGGAGGCCTTTTTGCCGCCTTAATCATTTCTTCCACGGTTGAATTGGTTTTGCAAGGGAGCAAATCTAGTAAGGTGGATTTTCCACAGCCACTTTTTCCATATATTCTAATAATATGTCCATTTGGTATATCAATGGAGAGGTTTTCTAATATTTTATCTTCGCTGTAGCCAAAGGTCAGACTTTCGCATTGAGCGCCATAAAAATCAATATCTTTTCCATCCGTTTTTTCTACAACTTCATGGGTTCCTCCAGTAGGGAAAAAACACGCCCTCCACTTGCTTGGGTATGGACCAGATTATAGGAGAGATTACTTAAAATAACCACGGGTACAATTAGAGCAATAAGAATATTAAAAAGTTGAGGTAAATATTGGAAGAAATAAATTTCAAGTTGATTTACCCCTAGGGTAATAATTTGCACAACTTCTGCTATAGATATTTTATCCTTATAGCTAGTGCCGATATGTGTAAGTTTTGTATATATCTTTTCTCTCAAAAGTTTTTCGATTTTTTTGAAGATCCAAAAGCAGTTTTTGATGAAAACAAGTTGAAAAAAATGAAGGATGCCAAAAAGCATCAGTATAACCCCTATTTTTTGCGCCAAAGCCATATCCAAAGTTTATGAAGATAGGTTGAATCTATCATAATGCATAAGGATAGCATGATAAAAATATTGAAAGCAGACTTAACCATTATAAAACAACCGTTGCAACAATATATATTTTTATATTGGGCGCAAGTTCCAAAAGACGTTTGTGAAACATAAAAAAGCCCTACTAAATAAAAAGTAGATACGCTTGTTTGTGCGCACTTCTTTAAATTTAAACGGGCGAGGTTTATGGCAAAACTATAGCATATTCAAAGTTTGATGTCAATTTAAAAAGGAAGATTTTGTTTATGAAGTGTTGACAAAAGAAACAATTGGTATAATCAGATTTAAAATGAATTATTTTTATTCTTACATATGATATATTGGATTAAAATCCAGAACACGTTCTAATTCTACAAACGGATAATTTAAAAATTCTCGTAATGATTTATGGAAATCTTTTTTGTTATTTCAGAATAAGTATTTTCACCACAAAAAATAAACTATTAAAATGCCTAAAGCAGAATCTGGGTCAGTTTTAGATTACACAATATATTTAAAAAAGAGAGATACAGATTTTGATGTTAGATTAAGTAATTTTGCTATTATTTGTATGAATGCATAAAGAAGAGTTGAAAAATATTGACAAAAATTGTATAATTATTTATTAGAATGTTCAATTGAACACAGGAATAACAACAAGACAGTTGTTTTAATAGTATTGAAAATAGCATGTGAAAGCGGTTAAATGAGGTGTATTTAAAAAATAAAATATGCAACGTAGTATAATTACATTAAACAAACTTGGGATTTTTTATAAAACAGTCGGTAAATTTTAAATATTGGAAAGGTGAGAAAAATAAATGGCAATTGTAGAGGTTATAAAATATAATGGTGGACCAGACGTTTTTGCGTGGAAATATCCCAGTGAAGAGTTAGGAACATGGACGCAGTTGATTGTTAATGAATCGCAAGAGGCTATTTTTGTTAAAAGCGGGAAGGTTTTGGACATTTTTGTGAGTGGAAGACATACTTTAGATACAGCCAATATCCCTTTGTTGAATAACATCATTAATCTGCCTTTCGGGGGACGTTCTCCTTTTACTGCCGAGGTTTGGTATATCAATAAAGCATTCAATTTAGATATCAAGTGGGGTACGCCTACACCAATTCAAATTCAAGACCCCAAATATGGAATTTTTGCACCTGTTCGCTCTAATGGTACTTTTGGCATTCAAATCGTGGATTCGAAAAAATTCTTGGTTAAATTGGTTGGTACTATGCAGGTATTCGATAAAATGTCAGTAACAAAATATTTCAGAGGGATTTATGTGGCAAAAGTAAAGGACGCAATTTCCACTTACCTGATACATAATAAGATTAGCATACTGGAAATCAATGCATATATTGATGAGCTTTCAGAATTTATGAAAGAAAACATACAGCCAACCATGGAAGAATTCGGCATTCAGCTGGTGAATTTCTATGTCAATGAAATTAGTGTTCCAGAAGAGGATTCTGCAGTGAGAAAGCTGAAAGATGCGCTATCAAAGAGAGCAGAAATGAACATTATAGGCTACAGCTATCAGCAGGAGCGTTCTTTTAACACACTAGAAGGTGCAGCCAAAAACCAGCATTCCACAGCTGCTCCTCTTATGGGGGCGGGAATGGGCTTAGGAATGGGACTGAGCATGGGAAAAACCGTAGGTACAGGATTTGGGGGAATGGTCGAGGAAATTCAAATTACAAATCATGCCAGTGAAAAAGAATGCCCTGCGTGTCATGGAAAGATGCCAGCACAACAACGATTTTGCGGTGTTTGTGGTTTTGATACGAACGCAGCGGGAAGCCAAAAGCAAGAACAGCCCCAATTATGTTGTTCTGATTGTGGATATCCTCTTTCAGACAGCATCAAATTTTGCACTGAGTGTGGCAGAAAAATAAACCCTTGTCCCAACTGCGGAATAGATTTGACTGATGGTGCCAAAGTGTGCTCAGAATGTGGATATGAAATACCTATTGCTTGTCCGGAATGTGGTTCATCTATCTCTCCCAAGGCGAAATTTTGTCCTGAGTGTGGGCAGGTACTTTTGAAGAAATGTCCGAAGTGCGATGTGGCCATTGAAGGTACTCCAAAATTCTGCCCTGAATGTGGCGAGAAGCTATAGAGGAGGGAAAATGTATGAACAGATACAGTAAAGCTTTGCTGATTTCGGGTATCATCACCGTCGTTATTTCTGTAATTGTTTTGTTACTGTGTATCTATGACTGGAGCGGTCTTACGCCTCTTGCAGCAGTGTTTATTATTTGGGCACAAATTGTATTTTTCGGAGGTTTAATTTTTCAACAAAAAATCAGAACACAGACAGAGCAGCTGGTGCTGCAGGCTTCCTTTATCCCACTACTCACAATTTATTCCTTTATTTGTGGGGTATTGTCAGTTCTTTTTTTAATAAGATTTAAAAGTGAATGGAAATATTTTGTCAGCATTCAACTGATATTAGCAGGAATCATTTCAACTTTGTTGATTGCGCTTTATTCAGCCAGTAAAGCCATCCGTGTTACCAACCAGAATACAATGCATGATATTATACAGATAAATTCATATATCAGTAGAATCAATACCCTTGCAGTAACTGCTGGTGAAGAAGAGGGTTATGGCTTTGACTTGAAAACAATTTCTGAAGCCTTACGGTTTACTGATATATCTGCTATGGTTCCTGTGGATGAGGAGATAGATCATATCATTTCTGAATTAGAGTTAGAGTTTGAAAAAGAAACCATATTTAGGTCAACAAAATTAATTCAGGAAAGATGCACGAAATTAGCAAAATTGATTGAAAAAAGAAAGATACAATCTAAAGCCATTAAGGAAGGAATCATTTAGATATGGAAAATTCGAAGTCGGCAATCGTTATGAGTATAGTTATTGAAAAGATACAATTCATTGTTGGAATTATATTTCTATTAGTGTTTGGGTTGTGCACCGTGGTGTCGCTGGCAGATGCAGAACTAGCTTCTGATGGTTTTCTTGTTTTTTGCCTTGTCGTGGACGGATTATGTATTTTGTTAATATATTTTAGCAGAAAAAGACATAAATTAAACACTGATTTTAAGAAATATGTATCCGCTCTATCAGGTGATCCCACCGGGTCTATTTTAAACTTAGCAAATGCCATGGGGACTTCAGAAGATTTGGTTTCAAAGAATTTGAATAAGATGATAGAAAAAAAATATTTTGCATATGCATATATAGACAAAAGGAAAAATTGTATTGTTTTATCTAACCAAGGAGAGACAATGGGTGTGGCATCCACTGCAGGAAATGTGAGTTCCTTCACGGGAGTCTCTCAAGGAATGGTAACGGTACATTGTAAAGGTTGCGGCGGTGTAAATGCGATTTCCAAAGGACAATCGGCAGAGTGCGAATACTGTGGCTCTTTGCTTCAGGGGTAAATACTTTAATAAATAATGAAGCAACAATGAAAGTGAGGCACAGTAATGCAAAATAAAGGAGCCCCATGGGCAATGATTATAGTACTTTTATTTCTTTTTTTTCCAGCGGGGATTATTGTTATGTTAGTTAAGCTACATAAAGATCCGTTTCACTATACATCTAACGGTAATGGTACAATGATTGTTGGTTGGATTTTATTTGTGTTCGGTATTTTTTACTTGATCATCTACCTATCTGACAGTGCTACAAACAGCGATGTGGCACCACTACTCAGTGGGGTGGCTTTTTGCTGTGGAGGTGGCTTTGCGCTGGTTCGTCACGGCAGAAAGTACAAACAAAGAGGATTATTAGTTTCTAGATATATCACATGCATAATGAATAGCAGTGATGGGTCAATAGGGGACATTGCAGCA is a genomic window containing:
- a CDS encoding SPFH domain-containing protein, with protein sequence MAIVEVIKYNGGPDVFAWKYPSEELGTWTQLIVNESQEAIFVKSGKVLDIFVSGRHTLDTANIPLLNNIINLPFGGRSPFTAEVWYINKAFNLDIKWGTPTPIQIQDPKYGIFAPVRSNGTFGIQIVDSKKFLVKLVGTMQVFDKMSVTKYFRGIYVAKVKDAISTYLIHNKISILEINAYIDELSEFMKENIQPTMEEFGIQLVNFYVNEISVPEEDSAVRKLKDALSKRAEMNIIGYSYQQERSFNTLEGAAKNQHSTAAPLMGAGMGLGMGLSMGKTVGTGFGGMVEEIQITNHASEKECPACHGKMPAQQRFCGVCGFDTNAAGSQKQEQPQLCCSDCGYPLSDSIKFCTECGRKINPCPNCGIDLTDGAKVCSECGYEIPIACPECGSSISPKAKFCPECGQVLLKKCPKCDVAIEGTPKFCPECGEKL
- a CDS encoding ATP-binding cassette domain-containing protein, whose protein sequence is MDFYGAQCESLTFGYSEDKILENLSIDIPNGHIIRIYGKSGCGKSTLLDLLPCKTNSTVEEMIKAAKRPPFITLWKHFQKAMILSTENLVTNLPLRNYNELVWQEHFSRCTFYAFG